One region of Myxococcota bacterium genomic DNA includes:
- a CDS encoding glycosyltransferase family 39 protein: LEPASGLAAAAALAAMAQFWLSARLGTADMLLVLFTTAALAAFERLAVTRELRWLPVLAALFTAAFLTKATAALVDVAVPALAWLAAERRLGALLRPRALAWAGVAACASLAWYAAALLSVPEAAPHLREFFFVPLGAGHSDLASDHYHPVWWYLPRFLGAALPAVLLLPLVLRDGVQSKLWRGVPTLRFAATSFVSLFAVWSLIPQKGRHYLLPMLPFFALLAGSSLARLARRA; the protein is encoded by the coding sequence CGCTCGAGCCGGCGAGCGGGCTCGCCGCGGCGGCGGCGCTCGCGGCCATGGCGCAGTTCTGGCTCTCGGCCCGGCTGGGCACGGCCGACATGCTGCTGGTGCTCTTCACCACCGCCGCGCTCGCCGCGTTCGAGAGACTCGCGGTGACTCGCGAGCTGCGCTGGCTGCCGGTGCTCGCGGCGCTCTTCACCGCGGCGTTCCTCACCAAGGCGACCGCCGCGCTGGTCGACGTGGCGGTGCCGGCGCTGGCCTGGCTCGCGGCCGAGCGCCGGCTCGGTGCGCTGCTCCGGCCCCGCGCGCTCGCCTGGGCCGGTGTGGCCGCATGCGCGTCGCTCGCCTGGTACGCGGCGGCTCTGCTCAGCGTGCCCGAAGCCGCGCCGCACCTGCGCGAGTTCTTCTTCGTTCCGCTGGGCGCGGGCCACAGTGACCTGGCGAGCGACCACTACCACCCGGTCTGGTGGTACCTGCCGCGCTTTCTCGGCGCGGCGCTTCCCGCCGTGCTACTCCTGCCGCTCGTGCTCCGGGACGGCGTGCAATCGAAGCTCTGGCGCGGGGTTCCCACGCTGCGCTTCGCGGCGACGAGCTTCGTCTCACTGTTCGCAGTGTGGTCGCTGATCCCGCAGAAGGGGCGTCACTACCTGTTGCCCATGCTGCCGTTCTTTGCGCTGCTCGCGGGCTCCTCGCTCGCGCGCCTCGCGAGGCGCGCGTGA
- a CDS encoding glycosyltransferase family 39 protein, with protein sequence MTLRRSLLVLALFGAIAAGLFVGSARGKLWRSSEERCLGVVQEMVRSGDWLVPRLDGQPRLQKPPLFYWAGAAAVELTGAPALSALRWLSGVIALVLAAAVFAAGHSLGGFPAALASTGALGASALLYAQGRVGDAEMLLTLLVFAALAAFETLWRTRDRRLLPVLAALVGLAFLTKATAGLVDVFAPIGAWLALQRALRLALRPAVLAWGLLALAISLSWYALMLWRVPDALGMFREYLIGPLGVHAAGRDATHLRPFLYYWPRFPLQSAATGLLLPWLLWEAWRSRGFARDPRARFLALSLVALLVAWSFVPSKQMHYLLPMVPLQALLVAKLGVERWQAFRARSAS encoded by the coding sequence GTGACTCTGCGCCGCAGCCTGCTCGTGCTCGCGCTGTTCGGCGCGATCGCCGCCGGTCTGTTCGTGGGCTCGGCGCGGGGCAAGCTCTGGCGCTCGTCGGAGGAGCGCTGTCTGGGCGTGGTCCAGGAGATGGTGCGGAGCGGCGACTGGCTGGTGCCGCGGCTCGACGGCCAGCCGCGCCTGCAGAAGCCGCCGCTCTTCTATTGGGCCGGCGCGGCGGCGGTGGAGCTGACCGGCGCGCCCGCGCTCTCCGCGCTGCGCTGGCTGTCGGGAGTGATCGCGCTCGTTCTGGCCGCGGCGGTGTTCGCAGCGGGTCACTCGCTCGGCGGCTTCCCGGCCGCGCTGGCCAGCACCGGGGCGCTGGGCGCGAGCGCGCTCCTCTACGCGCAGGGCCGCGTCGGCGACGCCGAGATGCTGCTGACGCTCCTGGTCTTCGCAGCGTTGGCTGCGTTCGAGACACTCTGGCGCACGCGCGACCGCCGCCTCCTGCCCGTGCTGGCGGCGCTGGTCGGGCTGGCGTTTCTCACCAAGGCGACCGCGGGCCTCGTCGACGTGTTTGCGCCGATCGGCGCGTGGCTCGCGCTGCAACGCGCGCTCCGCCTGGCGCTCCGGCCCGCGGTGCTGGCCTGGGGGCTCCTGGCGCTGGCGATCAGTCTCTCGTGGTATGCGCTCATGCTCTGGCGCGTGCCCGACGCGCTCGGGATGTTCCGCGAGTATCTCATCGGTCCGCTCGGAGTCCATGCCGCCGGGCGCGACGCGACTCACCTGCGGCCATTCCTGTACTACTGGCCGCGCTTCCCGCTGCAGAGCGCGGCCACCGGTCTCCTGCTGCCCTGGCTGCTCTGGGAGGCGTGGCGGAGCCGCGGCTTCGCCAGAGACCCGCGGGCGCGCTTTCTCGCGCTCTCACTTGTCGCGCTGCTGGTCGCCTGGTCGTTCGTGCCGAGCAAGCAGATGCACTACCTGCTGCCGATGGTCCCGCTGCAGGCGCTGTTGGTGGCGAAGCTCGGGGTGGAGCGCTGGCAGGCCTTCCGGGCTCGAAGCGCGAGCTAG
- a CDS encoding acyl-CoA dehydrogenase family protein, translating to MGTYPCSEGHMAAYLHDAVLLYLDKLVDWDDYYARRKGDGADLGAERGALRSLLETAAEICTKIEPEARAGWWEPAKLSNGEVVHPEHVRHGYELLREAGLVSVGVRERFGGFELPTLIANVLIQMVARADAALMTVMGLQAGVAEDIQRYAPDELAERYLPRFVSGEVQGAMDLTEPQAGSDLGGIVTRAYEENGRSFLDGQKIFITNGGAEIHLVLARDAETFEQSKGTTKGLSLFICPRTLPDGTKNRVSVERLEHKLGLHGSPTAVMRFERAEAWRIGTRGDGFKAMLDLMNNARLGVAAQGIGIAEAAVEEAVRYSHERKQFGMPIGDQPLMKNLLSRMIVSLEGSRSLLYRVSALIDHSNALRSSLQRDKTISASERGELERVIERNQVQIRLFTPLAKFLATESCDEITRAAIQVHGGVGFMAESVAGKLHLDGIITTIYEGTSEIQVSFALKEIGKGALAIVFEELRKELGALTQPVLKSFAERVVAGIERIEQSAHALLSDFGYALLSARAVAEMVISVIVSSELLRQAEHAPERTELAARWIFVKMLELESQARRVIDGDAGRIERCEKIVRLWG from the coding sequence ATGGGCACCTACCCATGCTCCGAGGGTCACATGGCCGCCTATCTCCACGACGCCGTCCTGCTCTATCTCGACAAGCTCGTCGACTGGGACGACTACTACGCGCGCCGCAAAGGGGACGGCGCCGACCTCGGAGCCGAGCGCGGCGCGCTGCGCAGCCTGCTCGAGACCGCCGCCGAGATCTGCACCAAGATCGAGCCCGAGGCGCGCGCCGGCTGGTGGGAGCCCGCGAAGCTCTCAAACGGCGAGGTCGTGCACCCCGAGCACGTGCGCCACGGCTACGAGCTCTTGCGCGAGGCGGGGCTGGTGAGCGTGGGCGTGAGAGAGCGCTTCGGCGGCTTCGAGCTGCCGACCTTGATCGCGAACGTCCTCATCCAGATGGTGGCGCGCGCCGACGCCGCGCTCATGACGGTGATGGGCCTGCAGGCGGGCGTCGCCGAGGACATCCAGCGCTACGCGCCCGACGAGCTCGCCGAGCGCTACCTGCCGCGCTTCGTGTCCGGCGAGGTGCAAGGCGCGATGGACCTGACCGAGCCGCAGGCCGGCTCCGACCTGGGCGGCATCGTGACTCGCGCGTACGAGGAGAACGGCCGCTCGTTCCTCGACGGCCAGAAGATCTTCATCACCAACGGCGGCGCCGAGATCCATCTCGTGCTGGCACGCGACGCCGAGACCTTCGAGCAGTCCAAGGGCACGACCAAGGGTCTCTCGCTCTTCATCTGCCCGCGCACGCTGCCCGACGGCACGAAGAACCGGGTCAGCGTCGAGAGACTCGAGCACAAGCTCGGACTGCACGGGTCTCCGACCGCGGTCATGCGCTTCGAGCGCGCCGAGGCCTGGCGCATCGGCACCCGGGGCGACGGCTTCAAGGCCATGCTCGACCTGATGAACAACGCGCGCCTGGGCGTAGCGGCGCAGGGCATCGGCATCGCCGAAGCCGCGGTCGAGGAGGCCGTGCGCTATTCGCACGAGCGCAAACAGTTCGGCATGCCGATCGGCGACCAGCCGCTGATGAAGAATCTGCTCTCGCGCATGATCGTGTCACTCGAGGGCAGCCGCTCGCTGCTCTACCGCGTGTCGGCGCTGATCGACCACTCCAACGCCCTCCGCTCGAGCCTGCAGCGCGACAAGACGATCTCGGCGTCCGAGCGGGGCGAGCTCGAGCGCGTGATCGAGCGCAACCAGGTGCAGATCCGCCTGTTCACGCCGCTCGCGAAGTTCCTCGCGACCGAGAGCTGCGACGAGATCACGCGCGCCGCGATCCAGGTGCACGGCGGCGTCGGCTTCATGGCGGAGAGCGTCGCGGGCAAGCTCCACCTCGACGGCATCATCACCACGATCTACGAGGGCACGAGCGAGATCCAGGTCAGCTTCGCGCTGAAGGAGATCGGCAAGGGGGCGCTCGCGATCGTGTTCGAGGAGCTGCGCAAGGAGCTCGGCGCGCTCACCCAGCCCGTGCTGAAGTCGTTCGCGGAGCGGGTCGTGGCCGGCATCGAGCGCATCGAGCAGTCGGCGCACGCGCTGCTGAGTGACTTCGGCTACGCGCTGCTCTCGGCGCGCGCGGTCGCCGAGATGGTGATCTCGGTGATCGTGTCCTCGGAGCTGCTCCGTCAGGCCGAGCACGCCCCCGAGCGCACGGAGCTCGCCGCGCGCTGGATCTTCGTGAAGATGCTCGAGCTCGAGAGCCAGGCGCGGCGCGTGATCGACGGCGACGCCGGCCGCATCGAGCGCTGCGAGAAGATCGTCCGGCTCTGGGGCTAG
- a CDS encoding IMP cyclohydrolase, with translation MYVGRIVAVGRTRAGMNAALYRVSSRSFPNRMAVEVEGRLAVVPRPGHEGDLHKNPYIAYNCVRVARELAVATNGSQTDPIAEKLALGVPARDALASVLLALDFEKDALQTPRIAGIVPRDGDVGWLAIVRHDALVVKAVPLEPGRAWYVATYEHDDVREAQRVDFDAPDAEACARFAVDGGRFAELEKPVTAAAALASSRGFRLGTFLVNPS, from the coding sequence ATGTACGTCGGACGGATCGTCGCCGTGGGTCGCACTCGCGCGGGCATGAACGCGGCTCTGTACCGCGTATCGTCGCGCTCGTTCCCGAATCGGATGGCCGTCGAGGTCGAGGGCCGGCTCGCGGTCGTGCCGCGGCCCGGGCACGAGGGCGACCTGCACAAGAACCCGTACATCGCCTACAACTGCGTGCGCGTCGCGCGCGAGCTCGCCGTCGCGACCAACGGCAGTCAGACCGATCCGATCGCCGAGAAGCTCGCGCTCGGCGTGCCCGCGCGCGACGCGCTCGCCTCGGTGCTGCTCGCGCTCGACTTCGAGAAGGATGCCCTGCAGACCCCGCGCATCGCGGGCATCGTGCCGCGCGACGGCGACGTGGGCTGGCTCGCGATCGTGCGCCACGACGCGCTCGTGGTGAAGGCCGTGCCGCTCGAGCCCGGCCGCGCGTGGTACGTGGCCACCTACGAGCACGACGACGTGCGCGAGGCGCAGCGCGTGGACTTCGACGCCCCCGACGCCGAGGCGTGCGCGCGCTTCGCGGTCGACGGCGGGCGCTTCGCGGAGCTCGAGAAGCCGGTGACCGCCGCGGCGGCGCTGGCGTCGAGCCGGGGCTTCCGGCTCGGCACCTTTCTCGTCAATCCGTCGTAG
- a CDS encoding AmpG family muropeptide MFS transporter, which yields MRPREVLAAYRNPRQLTVLAMGFASGLPLALTGASLQVWLTRAGVSLKDVGLFALVGFAYSLKFLWSPLLDALAVPWLGARLGQRRAWLVLLGLGLMGAIAALGHTDPALEPWRTAGLAALVAFLSASQDIVIDAYRIELLTKEEQSAGAAATQWGYRLGMIASGAFALSLAQHYGWPLSYLAMAALAGVGVVTALVSPEPEHLRGRSDSFLASAVIEPFREFLSRPGAWLLLVFMLVYRMGDALSGGMASPFYVRLGFSNDEIASVAKVFGVIASMAGIAAGGAFAFRLGVSRALVAAGVVHALGNLAFIVQAYAGHDLRALTLTIFVENFTGGLVSAAFVGYLSTLCHPSFTATQFALFTSLTAVPRNFLASGAGWLAEQLGWPAFFAAAFVAALPGIALAVWLDGGMGGQSFRRQSSNAPKLSSNS from the coding sequence ATGCGTCCTCGTGAGGTGCTCGCCGCCTATCGCAACCCGCGACAGCTGACGGTGCTGGCCATGGGCTTCGCCAGCGGTCTGCCGCTGGCGCTCACGGGCGCGAGCTTGCAGGTGTGGCTCACGCGGGCGGGTGTGTCACTAAAGGACGTCGGCCTGTTCGCGCTGGTCGGCTTCGCGTACAGCCTGAAGTTCCTGTGGTCGCCGCTGCTCGACGCGCTGGCCGTGCCATGGCTCGGCGCGCGCCTGGGGCAGCGGCGCGCCTGGCTGGTGCTCCTGGGTCTGGGGCTCATGGGCGCGATCGCGGCGCTGGGTCACACCGATCCCGCGCTCGAGCCGTGGCGCACGGCCGGGCTGGCCGCGCTCGTGGCATTCCTGTCCGCGAGTCAGGACATCGTTATCGACGCCTACCGCATCGAGCTGCTCACGAAGGAGGAGCAGTCCGCGGGCGCGGCGGCGACTCAGTGGGGCTACCGCCTCGGCATGATCGCCTCGGGCGCGTTCGCGCTCTCGCTGGCGCAGCACTACGGCTGGCCGCTGAGCTATCTCGCGATGGCGGCGCTCGCGGGCGTGGGCGTCGTGACCGCGCTCGTCTCGCCGGAGCCGGAGCACCTGCGCGGGCGGAGTGACTCGTTCCTGGCCAGCGCGGTGATCGAGCCGTTCCGCGAGTTTCTCTCGCGGCCCGGTGCCTGGCTCTTGCTCGTGTTCATGCTGGTGTACCGCATGGGCGACGCGCTCTCGGGCGGCATGGCCAGCCCGTTCTACGTGCGCCTGGGCTTCTCGAACGACGAGATCGCGAGCGTGGCCAAGGTGTTCGGCGTGATCGCCTCGATGGCGGGCATCGCGGCGGGCGGCGCGTTCGCGTTCCGGCTGGGGGTTTCGCGCGCGCTCGTGGCTGCGGGCGTGGTCCACGCGCTCGGCAACCTGGCGTTCATCGTGCAGGCCTATGCGGGTCACGACCTGCGCGCGCTCACGCTCACGATCTTCGTCGAGAACTTCACCGGCGGGCTCGTGTCTGCCGCGTTCGTCGGCTATCTCTCGACGCTCTGTCACCCGTCGTTCACTGCGACTCAGTTCGCGCTGTTCACCTCGCTCACGGCGGTTCCGCGCAACTTCCTGGCCTCGGGTGCGGGCTGGCTGGCGGAGCAGCTCGGCTGGCCGGCGTTCTTCGCGGCGGCCTTCGTGGCGGCGCTGCCGGGCATCGCGCTGGCGGTGTGGCTCGACGGGGGAATGGGCGGTCAGTCCTTCCGGCGCCAGAGCTCGAACGCGCCGAAGCTCTCCTCGAACTCGTAG